In Alkalihalobacterium alkalinitrilicum, a genomic segment contains:
- a CDS encoding kinase-associated lipoprotein B, with protein sequence MEKQLVIGQTVTGIYKTGKYIGEITNVRPEQYVVRVLAVLKHPDQGDLHNPKETDVELFHERRALAYREQTNIPKVYVKPYSDDVPSYEESLKEALKQQYTKLESDQSAWANKSIEMLQSLEKEYFKG encoded by the coding sequence ATGGAAAAACAATTAGTAATTGGTCAAACCGTTACAGGGATCTATAAAACAGGGAAGTACATTGGTGAAATTACAAACGTCCGACCAGAACAATATGTTGTCAGAGTCCTTGCCGTATTAAAGCACCCTGATCAAGGTGACTTACATAACCCTAAAGAAACAGATGTTGAACTGTTTCACGAACGACGTGCACTTGCCTATCGAGAGCAAACGAACATTCCAAAAGTCTATGTAAAACCTTATAGTGATGATGTCCCCTCCTACGAAGAATCACTTAAGGAAGCCTTAAAACAACAGTACACAAAACTTGAGTCAGATCAAAGTGCCTGGGCAAATAAATCAATTGAAATGCTCCAATCACTTGAAAAGGAATATTTTAAAGGATAA
- a CDS encoding amidase → MSEIYDKQDALGMAELVRTKQVHPKELLEEAIHKIETLNPSLNAVIHKMYEQAEVTIENITLEGRFAGVPILLKDITQEVEGEPITSGSKAFQSYRAKKDSEFVRRVRNTGAVFLGQTNTPEFALMGITEPSYYGPTRNPWNPNYTPGGSSGGSGTAVASGMVPIAGANDGGGSIRIPGAYCGLFGLKPTRGRTPAGPLLGRHWQGASSDHVLTRSVRDSAAMLDDISGIEKGAAFYAPPFNGSYLQCVNQPIDRKLTVAYSTDSPIGTDVHQECIDSVLKTVKLLEEMGHHVEKKDAPVDGRKIATSYLTMYFGEVAATLSSLEELLGRKAKSSDVEPQTWLLGLLGRATTAEEFVFSLREWDNAAFAMETFHDTYDLYITPTTAYPPARIGELEPKPMEKLLINTIGSIGLGGLLKKTGMVDQIAEQSLMRTPFTQLANLTGQPAMTVPMHITKDGLPCGVQIMAARGREDLLYQLAGELEQTDHWMDIKMLKVKG, encoded by the coding sequence ATGTCTGAAATTTATGATAAGCAAGATGCGCTCGGGATGGCTGAGCTTGTTAGAACTAAGCAAGTACATCCTAAAGAGCTTTTAGAAGAAGCGATACATAAGATCGAAACCTTGAATCCATCATTGAATGCAGTTATCCATAAAATGTATGAACAAGCAGAAGTTACAATTGAAAACATAACGCTTGAAGGACGATTCGCTGGTGTACCAATTTTATTAAAAGATATTACACAAGAAGTTGAAGGGGAACCGATTACTTCTGGGTCTAAAGCATTTCAATCTTATCGAGCGAAAAAAGATAGTGAATTTGTACGAAGAGTCCGGAACACGGGCGCTGTTTTTTTAGGTCAAACGAATACACCAGAATTTGCTTTAATGGGAATTACTGAACCTTCGTATTACGGTCCGACTAGAAATCCGTGGAATCCTAATTATACACCAGGAGGTTCAAGCGGTGGATCTGGAACAGCTGTTGCATCTGGTATGGTTCCTATAGCAGGAGCAAATGATGGTGGTGGGTCGATCCGAATTCCTGGTGCTTACTGTGGACTCTTTGGTTTAAAACCGACGAGAGGCCGTACTCCAGCTGGGCCACTGTTAGGAAGGCATTGGCAAGGTGCATCTTCTGATCATGTCTTAACGAGGTCGGTCCGAGATAGTGCGGCAATGCTTGATGATATCAGTGGAATTGAAAAAGGCGCAGCTTTCTATGCTCCACCTTTTAATGGAAGTTATCTTCAATGTGTAAATCAACCGATCGACAGAAAGTTAACAGTGGCTTATTCAACCGATTCTCCAATAGGTACCGATGTTCATCAAGAGTGTATAGATTCTGTCTTAAAAACAGTTAAGCTCTTAGAAGAAATGGGTCATCACGTTGAAAAAAAAGATGCCCCTGTAGACGGTAGAAAAATTGCGACAAGTTATTTAACGATGTATTTTGGTGAAGTAGCTGCCACCCTTTCTTCCTTAGAAGAATTACTTGGACGAAAAGCAAAGAGTAGTGATGTTGAACCACAAACATGGTTATTAGGATTACTCGGAAGAGCGACGACTGCAGAAGAGTTTGTTTTTAGCCTAAGAGAGTGGGATAATGCAGCATTTGCGATGGAAACATTTCATGATACGTACGATCTATATATTACGCCTACAACAGCTTATCCACCTGCAAGAATAGGTGAACTCGAGCCTAAGCCGATGGAAAAATTATTAATAAATACGATTGGAAGTATTGGTTTAGGAGGTTTACTAAAGAAAACAGGAATGGTCGATCAAATTGCGGAACAAAGCTTAATGCGTACACCATTCACTCAGCTAGCTAATTTAACAGGACAACCTGCGATGACAGTCCCAATGCATATAACAAAGGACGGGTTACCTTGCGGAGTACAAATTATGGCAGCAAGAGGTAGAGAAGATCTATTATATCAATTAGCTGGTGAATTGGAGCAAACCGATCATTGGATGGATATCAAGATGTTAAAAGTAAAAGGCTAA
- a CDS encoding CAP domain-containing protein: MKRIQAVIVAVVLMASLFSVQPAADAQIKMFKEPPFSHYKVSRGDTFWFIAQRYGLDYRELMRLNPDVEPRNMHVGEVIRLKPDAAHHSAFEDQVAALVNQERQKNGLRPLQHRADVKNVAHKKAEDLINSNYFSHNSPNYGSPFDMLRTFGVSYQSAGENIAKGQRTPQEVMNAWMNSPGHRQNILNPDFDTIGVGFYHGAWVQMFIKAR; encoded by the coding sequence ATGAAACGAATTCAAGCTGTTATTGTTGCAGTTGTACTTATGGCATCACTATTTTCTGTACAACCAGCTGCAGACGCTCAAATTAAAATGTTTAAAGAACCGCCATTTTCTCATTACAAAGTTTCACGTGGAGACACATTCTGGTTTATCGCCCAGAGATATGGCCTTGATTATCGAGAATTAATGAGACTTAATCCAGATGTTGAACCAAGAAACATGCATGTTGGTGAAGTCATTCGTTTAAAACCAGATGCGGCTCACCATAGCGCGTTTGAAGATCAAGTAGCAGCACTAGTTAACCAAGAACGTCAAAAAAATGGATTGAGACCATTGCAGCATCGAGCAGATGTAAAAAATGTTGCACATAAGAAAGCGGAAGATTTAATTAACTCTAATTATTTTTCGCATAACAGTCCAAACTACGGTTCCCCATTTGATATGTTGAGAACGTTTGGCGTAAGTTATCAATCGGCAGGTGAAAACATTGCGAAAGGACAAAGGACACCACAAGAAGTAATGAATGCTTGGATGAATTCGCCTGGTCACCGCCAAAATATATTAAACCCAGATTTCGATACAATTGGAGTAGGCTTCTATCACGGTGCTTGGGTACAGATGTTTATAAAAGCAAGATAA
- a CDS encoding ATP-binding protein, with the protein MNTLLNDLQVFFLNLSFVFFLYYTYHKFIERETHRVSHEIFIGLISGISIILCMSFTISPTPDFNFDMRPIPFIIGALYGGRRVAISLLIILLAYRYYIGIGDGFYASVIIYSIFCIYLLYQIPRFQRVATVKGKVKLSAIASCFGILLLASVVMLFSPPLNSIQLLSLVVLYSIQLFGIVFFVNLIERARMERLIIEELKKLEKLKIVSDIAASISHEVRNPLTVTRGFVQLLREKSIPADKKELYINLSLEELDRAEEIITDYLTFAKPSLENIQVLDVQEELIYVIKVVTPFATMNNVHIVFESNDEVLIAGERQKFHQCLINIAKNGIEAMPDGGELSIKIQKSEDQALITIKDIGVGMTDEQLSRLGTPYYTTKNKGTGLGTMVVFSIIKVMQGEIKVKSKVGKGTSFMIHLPLVK; encoded by the coding sequence GTGAATACGCTCTTAAATGACTTACAAGTTTTTTTTCTAAACCTTTCTTTTGTCTTCTTTCTTTATTATACCTATCATAAGTTTATTGAAAGAGAAACTCACCGGGTTTCTCATGAAATATTTATAGGGTTAATCTCAGGAATCTCGATTATATTATGTATGTCATTTACGATTTCTCCTACTCCTGATTTTAATTTTGACATGCGCCCAATTCCTTTTATTATCGGAGCACTATATGGTGGCCGGAGGGTGGCCATTTCTTTATTAATTATTTTATTAGCGTATCGATATTACATAGGTATTGGCGATGGTTTTTATGCTTCTGTCATTATCTATTCAATTTTCTGTATATATTTACTGTATCAAATTCCTCGTTTTCAGAGAGTAGCAACGGTAAAAGGAAAAGTAAAACTTTCAGCGATTGCTTCTTGCTTTGGTATATTGTTATTAGCTAGTGTTGTAATGCTCTTTTCACCACCTTTAAATAGTATTCAACTTTTATCTTTAGTCGTTTTATACAGTATTCAGCTATTCGGAATCGTTTTTTTCGTAAACCTAATTGAACGGGCAAGAATGGAACGTTTAATCATTGAAGAACTCAAAAAGTTAGAAAAGCTAAAGATTGTCAGCGATATAGCAGCAAGCATTTCTCATGAAGTCCGGAACCCATTAACGGTAACAAGAGGATTTGTTCAGCTATTGAGAGAAAAAAGTATTCCTGCTGATAAAAAAGAATTGTATATTAATCTATCTCTTGAAGAGTTAGATCGGGCTGAAGAAATTATTACAGACTATTTAACATTTGCGAAACCTTCTCTAGAAAATATCCAAGTACTAGATGTTCAGGAGGAACTTATATATGTTATAAAAGTTGTCACACCGTTTGCGACAATGAATAATGTACATATTGTTTTTGAATCAAATGATGAAGTTTTGATTGCAGGAGAAAGGCAGAAGTTTCACCAATGCTTGATTAATATTGCAAAAAATGGAATAGAAGCGATGCCAGATGGTGGTGAGCTCTCGATAAAAATACAGAAAAGCGAAGATCAAGCTCTTATTACTATTAAAGATATAGGGGTTGGGATGACTGACGAACAGCTTAGTCGTTTAGGAACACCTTACTATACTACGAAGAATAAGGGAACAGGACTTGGAACGATGGTTGTTTTCAGTATTATCAAGGTAATGCAAGGTGAAATAAAAGTGAAAAGTAAAGTAGGGAAAGGAACAAGTTTTATGATTCACCTACCTTTAGTCAAATAA
- the queE gene encoding 7-carboxy-7-deazaguanine synthase QueE yields MTNSIPVIEIFGPTIQGEGMVVGRKTMFVRTAGCDYRCSWCDSAFTWDGSAKDQIKQMSAEQIFEQLITIGGNRFDHVTISGGNPALYSSICELIDVLQKNNIQIGLETQGSKWQEWFTKVDDLTISPKPPSSGMETNFDILDEIIEQLQKSNRIASNVSIKVVIFNNQDFDYAKRVHERYENVPFFLQVGNEDLGDENPNQLMKKLINSYEQLIEKVIASEELNDVKVLPQLHTLLWGNKRGV; encoded by the coding sequence ATGACGAATAGTATTCCAGTAATTGAAATATTTGGTCCTACCATCCAAGGAGAAGGGATGGTTGTTGGACGTAAAACGATGTTTGTAAGAACAGCAGGTTGTGATTACCGTTGCTCATGGTGTGATTCTGCTTTTACTTGGGACGGTTCTGCTAAAGACCAAATTAAACAAATGAGTGCAGAACAAATCTTTGAGCAGTTAATTACGATTGGTGGCAACCGCTTTGACCATGTTACTATATCTGGTGGAAATCCAGCTTTATATTCTTCAATTTGTGAATTAATTGATGTGTTGCAAAAAAACAATATTCAAATCGGACTTGAAACACAAGGAAGTAAGTGGCAAGAATGGTTTACAAAAGTGGATGACTTAACGATATCTCCGAAGCCGCCAAGTTCAGGCATGGAAACGAATTTTGATATCCTAGATGAGATTATTGAACAGCTACAAAAGAGTAATAGAATTGCATCTAACGTCAGTATAAAAGTCGTTATTTTTAATAATCAAGATTTTGATTATGCAAAGAGAGTACACGAGCGTTATGAAAATGTACCGTTCTTTTTGCAAGTTGGAAATGAAGACTTAGGGGATGAAAATCCAAATCAATTAATGAAAAAACTGATTAACAGTTACGAACAACTAATTGAAAAAGTTATTGCCTCTGAAGAATTGAACGATGTAAAAGTATTACCACAACTTCATACGTTATTATGGGGGAACAAACGTGGGGTTTAA
- a CDS encoding class I SAM-dependent methyltransferase has translation MEEKDRVIRQFNETSDGYLTSNVHAKGKDLAWIGEIVQNVKRKKALDVATGAGHTALLLSQSVDYVVAMDITPNMLQLAESQAKEKGINNISFTLGDVENLPFVNETFDAVTCRIAAHHFPNLLKAVEEMHRVLSKDGVLIIVDNYIPEDNSNMINTIEKLRDPSHHECITLSKWKELFNKAKFTNIKCYQKWTSTMNLEEWVNRAKPTIENKTKINELIEKENLNWINKKEVHLEKVMWVCTK, from the coding sequence ATGGAAGAAAAAGATCGTGTCATACGTCAGTTTAATGAAACTTCAGATGGTTACCTTACGAGCAACGTCCATGCAAAAGGAAAAGATTTAGCGTGGATTGGGGAAATTGTTCAGAATGTGAAACGCAAAAAAGCATTGGATGTTGCAACTGGTGCTGGTCATACAGCTCTTTTATTAAGTCAATCAGTCGATTATGTAGTCGCAATGGATATTACACCAAATATGCTTCAACTAGCAGAAAGTCAAGCAAAAGAGAAGGGAATAAACAATATATCATTTACTTTAGGCGATGTTGAGAATTTACCCTTTGTAAATGAAACTTTTGACGCTGTAACTTGCCGAATTGCCGCACATCATTTTCCGAATTTATTAAAAGCCGTAGAAGAAATGCATCGTGTGCTATCTAAGGATGGAGTACTTATTATTGTTGATAATTATATCCCTGAGGATAATAGTAATATGATTAATACAATTGAAAAGTTACGAGATCCTTCTCATCATGAATGTATTACTTTATCAAAGTGGAAAGAACTTTTTAATAAAGCAAAGTTCACAAACATCAAATGCTATCAAAAGTGGACTTCTACGATGAACTTAGAAGAGTGGGTAAATCGTGCGAAACCAACAATAGAAAATAAAACGAAAATAAATGAATTAATTGAAAAAGAAAACCTTAATTGGATAAACAAAAAAGAAGTTCATTTAGAAAAAGTAATGTGGGTATGCACGAAGTAG
- the queD gene encoding 6-carboxytetrahydropterin synthase QueD, with protein sequence MIQQFYPQVQHDFRYELNKDFNFSAAHFIPHDEAGQCKNVHGHTYFVNVTIAGDTLNESGFLVNFQLIKKLVHGRYDHSLLNDFTDDFNNQNSEQFPTTEVVARTIWENLQKYLNQLSNKPKCVQVVVRETPTSYVVYRPKKGDFDDE encoded by the coding sequence ATGATACAACAATTTTATCCGCAAGTACAACATGATTTTCGTTATGAATTAAATAAAGATTTTAATTTTTCAGCCGCTCATTTTATTCCTCATGATGAAGCTGGTCAATGTAAAAATGTTCACGGTCATACGTATTTTGTAAATGTAACTATTGCTGGAGATACGTTAAATGAAAGTGGGTTTCTAGTTAATTTTCAACTCATTAAAAAATTAGTACATGGTCGTTATGATCACAGTTTACTGAACGATTTTACAGACGATTTTAATAATCAAAATTCAGAGCAATTTCCAACAACAGAAGTTGTCGCACGTACAATTTGGGAAAACCTTCAAAAATATCTCAACCAATTATCAAATAAGCCAAAGTGTGTCCAAGTCGTTGTTCGAGAAACACCAACGAGTTACGTTGTATATCGTCCTAAAAAAGGTGATTTCGATGACGAATAG
- a CDS encoding MaoC/PaaZ C-terminal domain-containing protein — protein MNNVNKSEFIMITREQLVRYAGASGDFNPIHTNMILAKENGLPDVIAQGMFIMGLAGTQLTKWFGLHKVKQFDVRFTSMTLPGEEVQVTCTLNEDQTSGEVIVFNRNEEVKLKGFIKLA, from the coding sequence ATGAATAACGTAAACAAGAGTGAGTTCATTATGATTACCCGTGAACAACTTGTCCGTTATGCGGGAGCATCTGGGGATTTTAATCCTATTCATACGAATATGATATTAGCGAAAGAAAATGGACTTCCAGATGTAATTGCGCAAGGGATGTTTATTATGGGGTTAGCAGGTACACAACTGACAAAATGGTTTGGTTTGCATAAAGTGAAGCAGTTTGATGTACGGTTTACATCGATGACTCTACCAGGTGAAGAAGTTCAAGTAACATGTACTTTAAATGAAGATCAAACTTCAGGCGAAGTTATTGTCTTTAATCGAAACGAAGAGGTAAAACTTAAAGGTTTTATTAAACTAGCGTAG
- a CDS encoding FAD-dependent oxidoreductase: protein MTVINEDKNNKFPKFPEPYWRDDLQFPSFPTLEENIAVDVGIVGAGITGITTAYLLSQAGVKVALLDAGVILNGTTGHTTAKVTAQHGLIYDELIEHFGEEKAKQYFEANDKAKEFIIDTVTSLNINCEFEEQDAYIYTNSEQELNKLEKEARAYEKLGIPGSLVKSMPLQIPMKNAVVMSKQAQFHPLKYLVPLVEEIKNAGGLIFENTTAVNVEEEDHPKIITRNGHHITCKYVVSCSHFPFYDGMGFYFARMHAERSYVVAVKSNQPYPGGMYLSSESPTRSVRSTPFGNESLLLLGGDGHKTGQGVNTIKHYEALAQFGKDVLGLTDIRYRWSAQDLYTLDKVPYVGPITSSKENILVATGYRKWGMTNSTAAAMMLKELVIDGKHQNENVFTPSRFKADPSIKEMVVQNTDVAVELVKGKLKNVHKFPEDVKVGEGSHVKVDGKKVGAYRDEEGKLYCVDTTCTHMGCEVEWNAGERTWDCPCHGSRFSIEGDVIEGPADQPLKKLEVDG from the coding sequence ATGACAGTGATTAATGAAGACAAAAATAACAAATTTCCGAAATTTCCTGAACCTTATTGGCGTGACGATTTACAGTTCCCTTCATTTCCTACGTTAGAAGAAAATATTGCTGTAGATGTTGGAATCGTTGGAGCAGGTATAACAGGTATTACAACAGCTTATTTACTTAGTCAAGCTGGAGTTAAAGTTGCTCTTTTGGACGCAGGAGTAATACTAAATGGAACGACAGGCCATACGACAGCGAAAGTAACCGCCCAACATGGTTTGATTTATGATGAACTCATCGAACATTTTGGAGAAGAGAAGGCAAAACAATATTTTGAAGCAAATGACAAAGCAAAAGAATTTATTATAGATACGGTAACTTCATTAAATATTAATTGTGAATTTGAAGAGCAGGACGCATATATTTACACAAATTCCGAACAAGAGTTAAATAAGTTAGAAAAAGAAGCAAGGGCATACGAGAAACTTGGAATTCCAGGTTCGTTAGTGAAGTCAATGCCACTACAAATTCCGATGAAGAATGCGGTAGTAATGTCCAAACAAGCTCAGTTTCATCCATTAAAATATCTAGTTCCTCTTGTTGAAGAAATTAAAAATGCAGGTGGGCTTATATTTGAAAATACGACTGCAGTGAATGTTGAAGAAGAAGATCATCCTAAAATTATTACGAGAAATGGCCATCATATTACATGTAAATACGTCGTTTCATGCTCTCACTTTCCATTTTATGATGGGATGGGCTTTTACTTTGCAAGAATGCATGCAGAACGTTCATATGTTGTTGCTGTTAAGTCTAATCAACCTTATCCTGGTGGAATGTATTTAAGTTCTGAGTCACCAACGCGGTCAGTCCGTTCCACACCATTTGGAAACGAAAGCTTACTTCTTTTAGGTGGGGATGGACATAAAACGGGTCAAGGCGTGAATACGATTAAACATTATGAGGCGCTCGCCCAATTTGGAAAAGACGTTCTTGGATTAACGGATATTCGTTATCGTTGGTCTGCTCAAGATCTCTATACATTAGATAAAGTCCCTTATGTTGGGCCGATTACTTCAAGTAAAGAAAATATCCTTGTCGCGACGGGTTATCGTAAATGGGGAATGACTAATAGTACAGCAGCTGCAATGATGTTAAAAGAGCTTGTGATAGATGGGAAACATCAAAATGAAAATGTCTTTACACCATCACGCTTTAAAGCAGATCCGAGTATCAAAGAAATGGTTGTCCAAAATACTGACGTAGCCGTAGAGTTAGTGAAAGGGAAGTTGAAGAACGTTCATAAATTTCCAGAGGATGTTAAAGTTGGTGAAGGCTCACATGTAAAAGTAGATGGCAAAAAGGTTGGCGCATATCGAGATGAAGAAGGAAAGCTATACTGTGTTGACACAACGTGTACTCATATGGGCTGTGAAGTAGAGTGGAATGCAGGAGAACGAACGTGGGATTGTCCGTGTCATGGATCAAGGTTCTCCATCGAAGGTGATGTTATCGAAGGACCAGCTGATCAACCGTTAAAGAAGCTAGAGGTGGATGGATAA
- a CDS encoding FAS1-like dehydratase domain-containing protein: MGNSEITLPKLIKEFEFEVERGKIAEFAIATGAENIEVFMSKAAANKAGYPDVPVPLTFGTVPEMWKGLDFEDMIDDLNLTLTRVLHGSQSYTYHQPIFAGDQIYGKTFLVGSKQKKGLSIFSFETMFYNDKEDLLLECKSVVIERGEGR, translated from the coding sequence ATGGGGAATAGTGAGATTACCTTACCTAAGTTAATAAAGGAATTTGAGTTTGAAGTAGAGAGAGGGAAAATTGCAGAGTTTGCAATAGCGACAGGAGCAGAGAATATTGAAGTATTTATGAGTAAAGCGGCTGCCAATAAAGCTGGATACCCCGATGTCCCTGTGCCATTAACATTTGGCACTGTACCTGAAATGTGGAAAGGTCTTGATTTTGAAGATATGATTGATGATCTAAATTTAACTTTAACTCGTGTATTGCATGGCAGTCAGTCGTATACATATCACCAACCTATATTTGCTGGCGATCAGATATATGGGAAGACGTTTCTAGTCGGAAGTAAACAAAAGAAGGGACTTTCCATCTTTTCATTTGAAACGATGTTCTACAACGATAAAGAAGATTTGCTATTAGAATGTAAGTCCGTTGTTATCGAAAGAGGTGAGGGCAGATGA
- a CDS encoding DUF2187 family protein, whose translation MTEEQESHVNVGDIILINKGTEKGEQAKVIAVYTNSVAVELNRKEKNGNLARTIVNHSKYVVKS comes from the coding sequence ATGACAGAGGAACAGGAATCGCATGTAAATGTCGGAGATATTATTTTAATTAATAAGGGGACAGAAAAGGGAGAACAAGCAAAAGTTATTGCTGTTTATACAAATTCTGTTGCCGTAGAGCTAAACAGGAAAGAAAAGAATGGAAACCTAGCACGTACAATCGTAAACCATAGTAAATATGTTGTGAAATCATAA
- a CDS encoding TetR/AcrR family transcriptional regulator, which translates to MKKVHIPSMVKNNQKIRKRRNQILEASIQPFKEKGFHRTTTREIAENAGMSFGAIYEYVESKEDILYLFFEALYDQLNNILKSRVSDQFKGLERLRSFVKQYFQVINEIGQATSIMYSESRSLPKPYLEYVLTKENDFVQYVMDIFSKSLEEENISLDEEEIYLLTHNIIVQGHMWAFRGWALKDRFTLEKYTDVQTKTLIGSISALTE; encoded by the coding sequence TTGAAAAAAGTACATATCCCTTCAATGGTAAAAAATAATCAAAAAATCCGCAAACGCAGGAACCAAATATTAGAAGCGTCGATTCAACCGTTTAAAGAAAAAGGATTTCACAGGACAACTACAAGAGAAATTGCAGAAAATGCAGGGATGAGTTTTGGTGCTATATACGAATACGTAGAAAGTAAAGAAGATATTTTATATTTGTTCTTTGAAGCACTCTATGATCAGCTTAATAACATACTAAAAAGTAGAGTAAGTGATCAGTTTAAGGGTCTCGAACGATTAAGGTCTTTTGTAAAACAATATTTTCAAGTTATTAATGAAATCGGTCAAGCGACAAGCATTATGTATAGTGAGTCACGTTCATTACCGAAACCTTATTTAGAGTATGTTCTTACGAAAGAAAATGATTTTGTACAATATGTTATGGACATTTTTTCAAAGTCGCTTGAAGAAGAAAACATTTCATTAGATGAGGAAGAAATTTATTTACTGACACATAATATTATCGTTCAAGGACATATGTGGGCATTTAGAGGTTGGGCATTGAAAGATCGTTTTACACTAGAAAAATATACAGATGTGCAAACGAAAACATTAATTGGAAGTATTTCAGCGTTGACGGAATAG
- a CDS encoding hemerythrin domain-containing protein, protein MEKYELFMPVHKGLRFALGNLLNHANQLNFENEQKLTEFTIEFHTLCAVLHSHAEHEDEHVHPVIEKYAPEIAEKMEIEHQSTDYLLIELEKLMNEINNSDIANCRQLGIQFVYGYNKFLAAYLNHLQTEEVDVMGVLWEKLSVEELMELTVAIRSSIPQDILMDYFKYMIPGQNIFERVEMLVGMKKFAPLEAYQAACELAASILPAEDWDELKKELDAA, encoded by the coding sequence ATGGAAAAATATGAATTATTTATGCCCGTACATAAAGGACTTAGGTTCGCACTAGGGAACCTTTTAAATCATGCAAATCAATTAAACTTTGAAAATGAACAAAAGTTAACAGAATTCACAATCGAGTTTCACACTCTATGTGCTGTATTACACTCTCACGCGGAACATGAAGATGAACACGTACATCCAGTTATCGAAAAGTACGCTCCTGAAATAGCTGAAAAAATGGAAATAGAACACCAATCTACAGATTACCTTTTAATTGAACTAGAAAAATTAATGAATGAAATTAATAATAGTGATATCGCCAATTGTAGACAACTCGGTATTCAATTTGTATATGGATATAATAAATTTTTGGCTGCCTATTTAAATCATTTACAAACAGAAGAAGTGGACGTAATGGGCGTACTCTGGGAAAAATTATCAGTAGAAGAACTAATGGAATTGACGGTTGCTATTCGTTCCTCAATACCTCAAGACATATTAATGGATTATTTTAAATATATGATTCCTGGCCAAAATATTTTTGAACGTGTGGAAATGCTAGTAGGAATGAAAAAGTTTGCACCTCTAGAAGCTTATCAAGCTGCCTGTGAACTGGCTGCATCAATTTTACCAGCTGAAGATTGGGACGAACTAAAAAAAGAGTTAGATGCTGCGTAA
- the queC gene encoding 7-cyano-7-deazaguanine synthase QueC: MKNEKAIVVFSGGQDSTTCLFWALKQFNEVETVTFDYNQRHDYEIECARKISKELGVKHHVLDMSLLNQLAPSALTRDDIEVKAGENGELPSTFVPGRNLIFLSFAGILASQVNAKHIITGVCETDFSGYPDCRDAFVKSLNVSINLSMDQQFVIHTPLMWLNKAETWKLADDLDALEFVRTKTLTCYNGIIGDGCGECPACQLRLKGYEEFLQIKRRSELR; the protein is encoded by the coding sequence ATGAAAAATGAAAAAGCAATTGTCGTATTCAGTGGTGGGCAAGACAGTACGACTTGTTTATTTTGGGCATTAAAACAGTTTAATGAAGTTGAAACTGTAACATTTGATTACAATCAGCGTCATGATTATGAAATAGAATGTGCAAGAAAGATTTCGAAGGAATTGGGTGTGAAACACCATGTTCTAGACATGTCGTTGTTAAACCAATTAGCGCCAAGTGCTTTAACTCGAGATGATATAGAAGTAAAAGCAGGAGAGAATGGGGAACTCCCGTCGACTTTTGTCCCAGGGCGAAACTTGATCTTTTTGTCGTTCGCTGGTATTTTAGCAAGTCAAGTTAACGCTAAGCATATTATTACGGGTGTTTGCGAAACCGATTTTAGTGGGTATCCGGATTGTCGAGATGCATTTGTAAAGTCTTTAAATGTCTCTATAAATTTGTCAATGGATCAACAATTTGTTATTCATACTCCACTCATGTGGCTAAATAAAGCTGAAACATGGAAGCTTGCTGATGATTTAGATGCACTGGAATTTGTACGAACTAAAACATTAACTTGTTATAATGGGATCATTGGTGATGGTTGTGGTGAATGTCCAGCCTGTCAATTACGCTTGAAAGGCTATGAAGAATTTTTGCAGATAAAAAGGAGGAGCGAGCTTAGATGA